One window of Oceanotoga teriensis genomic DNA carries:
- the hfq gene encoding RNA chaperone Hfq, with protein sequence MSEKFNLQDRFLNILRISKVEVKIYFEGDFQTSGIVKSFDNYTILLEKNGEQSLVYKHAVKMMVPSKFIKLFQPNENQ encoded by the coding sequence ATGTCAGAGAAATTTAACTTACAGGACAGATTTTTGAATATTTTAAGAATTAGTAAGGTAGAAGTAAAGATATATTTTGAAGGTGATTTTCAAACAAGTGGCATAGTTAAATCATTTGATAATTATACTATACTTTTAGAAAAAAATGGTGAACAATCATTAGTTTATAAACATGCAGTTAAAATGATGGTTCCTTCAAAGTTTATAAAACTATTTCAACCTAATGAAAATCAGTGA
- the miaA gene encoding tRNA (adenosine(37)-N6)-dimethylallyltransferase MiaA, translated as MKIPIITGPTASGKSDIVLKLAEDLNAEIICMDSRQIYKEINIGTAKPNIYEMQKIKHHLFDIIDLKESFNAYEYVKLVDKTIKNIILRNKIPILTGGTGFYIDALTKGFFNVENNYSIRKYLENISLEKNLYQILKQIDIDSYNRIHKNDKKRIIRALEIFLNTGKTMTYHMKKSILNKSNYDFQIIVLNRDRKNLHDRINKRVDKMIENGLIEEVKSLKEKGYDPNLNALNTIGYKEVFKYLDYNCDLKDTVENIKTNTRRYARRQIIYFRHIKEAIWVELSSNNEENKNKLIQIIKGGF; from the coding sequence AAATTCCGATAATAACTGGACCAACAGCTAGCGGAAAAAGTGATATAGTTTTAAAATTGGCAGAAGATTTAAATGCTGAAATAATATGTATGGATTCAAGACAAATATACAAAGAAATAAATATTGGAACTGCAAAACCAAATATTTATGAAATGCAAAAAATAAAACATCATTTATTTGATATAATTGATTTAAAAGAAAGCTTCAATGCATATGAATATGTTAAACTTGTCGATAAAACTATAAAAAATATTATTTTGAGAAATAAAATTCCTATATTGACAGGAGGAACAGGTTTTTATATTGATGCTTTAACAAAAGGCTTTTTTAATGTGGAAAATAATTATTCTATAAGAAAATATCTTGAAAATATTTCTTTAGAAAAAAATTTATATCAAATTTTAAAACAAATTGATATTGATTCATATAATAGAATACATAAAAACGACAAAAAAAGAATAATAAGGGCTTTAGAAATATTTTTAAACACTGGAAAAACAATGACATATCATATGAAAAAAAGTATTTTAAATAAATCTAATTACGATTTTCAAATTATAGTTTTAAATAGAGATAGAAAAAATTTACATGATAGAATCAATAAAAGAGTTGACAAAATGATAGAAAATGGTTTAATTGAAGAGGTTAAATCTTTAAAAGAAAAAGGGTATGATCCAAATTTAAATGCTTTAAATACAATAGGCTATAAAGAAGTTTTTAAGTATTTGGATTATAATTGTGATTTAAAAGATACGGTAGAAAATATAAAAACTAATACAAGAAGATATGCAAGAAGACAAATTATATATTTTAGACATATAAAAGAAGCTATATGGGTAGAATTAAGTTCAAATAATGAAGAAAATAAAAATAAATTAATCCAAATTATTAAGGGGGGTTTTTGA